The Pectobacterium parmentieri genome segment ACAGATATCGTCCGACAGCGCGCGTGGCAGCATCGGGATGTTGAAGCCGGGCAAATAGTTGGTAAAGGCACGCTGACGTGCAATGTTGTCCAACTCGCTGCCTACATCTACATAGGCGGTTGGATCGGCGATAGCGATAGTTAATTGCAGTGAACCATCACCGTTGTCCTGCACATAGAGTGCATCGTCCATATCTTCGGTGCTGGCGCTGTCGATGGTGACAAAGTTCAGTGCCGTTAGATCTTCACGGACCAGTTCGCCGTCATGGCGTTCAGTCGCTTCGATTTCTGGGGCAGAACGCTCCAGATTATGGCGTGACAATGTCACCCACCACGGCACCAGCGGGTCGTCGCCCGTGGTGATGTACTGCGTCAGTTCGGCATGGAAACCACGGTCACCTTTCAATGGGTGGCGGCGCATTTCGGCTACTGCCCAATCGCCTTCCTGAAAATCGTGCGTCACATCGCGCGCGGCGCGGCAAGGAATCGCTTCTTTCAGCAACGGGTGGTCAGGCGTAATGGATAGTCGATCGTCCTTTTTGTGGATGCGTCCAACAAAACGGGTAAGGAAAGGTTCTATCAGCGTTTCTGGTTCGACAATTTCCCGATCTTTTTCCGTATGCAGGGTGGCGGTAATCCGGTCACCGTGCATCACTTTTTTCATGTGTGGAGGGGGAATGAAGTAGCTTTTTTGTCCGTCAGCTTCAAGAAAGCCATATCCCTTATCGGTTCCTTTGACGACACCTTCAACACGCGGTGTCTGAGAGTGAAGTTGCTGTTTTAGCTGTGCAAGCAGCGGATTGTCTTGAAACATAGCGTCCAGAAATACGGTTGTAAGTGGCTTAATTAGCAGTTCACAGTTTTACTCGAATCAGGTGCTGGCGGCAAGAATAATTAGGGGGGCTGAGGTCGCATAACGGTAGCGAAAGGGCGAATAAATTTGAATAAAGTCAATGCTGATTTGAAATTGTCCCCCTGTCGTGTACGTCAGTGATTTCGCGACGCGACAGAGGGCGTTTATGTTATGACATAGACCTTAATGCAGAGATTCTCAGGCGATACGCAGTAGGGATTCCGCCTGCGTACTGAGCCGAACGCTAACGGGCACCGATTTAGAAGTCGGCGTATGCGTTTCATCGCCAAAACTGGACAATGGCACTAGCGGGTTGGTTTCCGGGTAGTAGGCTGCCAGATTACCGCGCGGAATATTGTAGCTCACCAACTTGAAGCCGTTGACGATGCGGGTAATGCCATCGTTCCACAGCGTTTCGATATCGACCAGATCGCCATCTTCCAACCCTAACGCGGCAATGTCATCCGGGTGCATGAACAGCACTTCCCGCTGACCATAAACGCCGCGATAGCGGTCATCCAGGCCATAAATTGTGGTGTTGTACTGATCGTGCGAACGTAGGGTTTGCAGCGTAAAGGGTACGTCGTTGCCTTGCAACTGCGGGAACAGCGTTTCGGGCAGCGCGGCATGGCCGAATTGGGCTTTTCCGTTGAGGGTGTTAAACCGCAGTTCGGCGGCGGCATTGCCGAGATAGAATCCGCCTGGCAGGTCGCAGTTGGCGTTGAAATCGCTAAAGCCGGGAATGGTGGCAGCAATATGATCGCGGATGCGGGAATAATCGTCCGCCAGCGCCAGCCAGTCGAGCTTTTCATGGCCGAGAACCGCATTGGCAATCCCGCAAACAATCGCTGTTTCCGAGCGCTGCAAGGATGAAAGCGGTTGTCCGACACCCTGTGAGGCGTGCACCATACTGAAGGAGTCTTCGACGGTAATAAACTGTGCGCCGCTGGCCTGCATGTCGAGATCGGTACGGCCGAGCGTTGGCAGAATCAACGCATCGACCTTACCCGTAATCAGGTGACTGCGGTTGAGTTTGGTGCTGATATGCACGGTCAGATCGCAACGGCTCAGGGCTTCTTCGGTGCGTGCCGAATCCGGTGCGGCGGCGGCGAGGTTACCACCCAGCGCGATCAGTACTTTTATCTCATCGCGCAGCATGGCTTCCAGCGCTTCTACCGTGTTGTGGCCTGCGGCGTAAGGCGGAGTGAAGTCATAATGTGCTGCCAGGCGATCGAGAAATGCGGCTGTTGGCTTCTCATCGATCCCCATGGTGCGGTTACCCTGCACATTGCTATGGCCGCGTACCGGACACAGCCCCGCGCCCGGTTTCCCCAATTGCCCAAACAGCAGTTGCAGGTTCACGATTTCGCGCACGGTGGCGACGGAATGCTTGTGCTGGGTAATGCCCATCGCCCAGGTGCAGATCACACGCGGTGACTGCTGATAAATCGCCGCTACATAGCGTAACTGTGCTTCACTCAGCCCTGATTGCTGTTCGATCTTCTGCCAGCTTGTCGCATCGACAACCGCCAGATACTTGTCCACCTGCTGGGTATGTGTGGACAGGAAATCCTGATCGAACAATCCCGACTCTCCGTCAGATAGACGCTGGCGATGCGTTTCCAGCAGCGCTTTGACCATGCCACGCACGGCAGCCATATCACCGCCCAAATTGGGTTGCAGATAGGTTTCGCTAATGGTGCCGGACAGCGGCGTGAGTAACTCCAGCGGATTTTGTGGATTAGCAAAACGTTCCAGACCGCGCTCACGGAGCGTATTGAAGGAGACAATGTGGGCACCGCGATCGGCGGCATGGCGCAGGCTGTGCAGCATACGTGGATGATTGGTGCCGGGATTCTGACCGAAGACGAAGATTGCGTCTGCGTGTTCAAAATCATCCAAGCGGATTGTGCCTTTTCCCACACCGATACTTTGCTTCAGACCAATTCCGCTGGCTTCATGGCACATATTCGAGCAGTCGGGAAAATTGTTGGTGCCCAGCATGCGGCCAAAAAGCTGATACAGATAAGACGCTTCATTGCTGGCACGGCCGGACGTATAAAGCTCGGCCTGATTAGGATGTGCCATGTTATTGATATGCTGAGCGATCAGCGCAAATGCTGCGTCCCAGTCGATGGGAACATAGCGATCGCTGGCGCGATCGTAGCGCATCGGGTGGGTCAAGCGCCCCTGATACTCAAGAAAATAGTCACTTTGCTGGCGTAGCGTCGTAACGCTGTGGGCGGCGAAGAAATCCAGATCGACCGCTTTGCGCGTCGCTTCCCAACTTACCGCTTTCGCGCCATTTTCACAGAAACTGAACGTGCTGCTGTTGTCATCGCCCCAGGCACAGCCGGGGCAGTCAAATCCTTTCGATTTATTGACCCGCAACAAGTTTCGGATATTTTTCAGCGCTTGCTTGCTGTCGAGGACAAAACGGGTGGTGGCTTCCAACGAGCCCCAGCCGCCAGCCGCATTGCGGTATGGCTTGATGGATGGTTTGAATTTCATGTACTAATCCGCAGGTGAATAAACCCGTCATACTTCAAGTTGCAGGTGTGTTGACCGCCTCGCTCACCCCAGTCACTTACTTGAGTAAGCTCCTGGGGACTCGCTGCGTTGCCGCCGGCCTGAAACTCGAATTATCTAGGGTTTGTTTTTTTTATGTGAACAAAACTTTAAATGTTTGCTCTTGATTTGAAGTTTAGGTGCCGTCTGCGATCGCGTCTAATCAAATGTGGCTATGGTGGGATAGAGGTGGCTTATCAAGGTATACTTGTTGTTTACCCACTACAGAGCCTGGCGATGGATATTAAGCAACTGCAATACCTGTGCAATTTGGAAAAAGAGCGCCATTTTGGCCGGGCAGCGGAAGCCAGTTTTGTCAGTCAGCCAACGCTCTCTATGCGGTTGAAAAATCTGGAGAAGGAACTGGATCTGGCGTTAATCAACCGGGGTAACAATTTTGAAGGTTTTACGGCCGAAGGTGAGCGCGTGTTGGCCTGGGCGCGGGAAATCGTCTCGGTTTATCAGGGATTAAAACTGGAAGTTGCGTCGCTGAAACGCGGCGTAAGCGGGGTATTACGTATCGGCGCGGTGCCGCAAAGTAGTATCGCGCTGTCGAGCCTGCTGGCGGCAGTGAATAAGGAATATCCACAGTTGGATTTCCAGATCTCGCTGTTCAGCGCGGACCAACTGTTGGAGGCGCTGAATGCGCATTCAGTAGATGTCGGCATCGGCTTTTTTGAATTTTCGACGTTACAGGAGCTGCACTTTCAGGCGTCGCCGCTGACGGAGCAGGGCGTTGACTTGTTGTTCCATCCACACCATTTTCCGCAGTTGGTAGGGGATGTTCCGCTGGCACTCGATGCGCTTTCCGAGGTGCCACTCTGTTTGGCGGAGGCTAGCCGCTATTTCCGCCGCTATCTGGATAGCCATTTTCGTGAAGCCGGTGTCTCGCCGTGGGTCAAGGTGGAAAGTGCTTCCGTCCTGCAACTGCTCCAAAGCGTCTATGTTGGGCTTGGTTGCGGTATTGTTCCCCACGGCAGCCTGATCCCAGAGATGACGCCCGAGCTAACGCTACGGCCGCTGCAATTTCCCCCGATGCGCCGTCAGCCTGCGGTTGTCATCGCACAGGCTGGCAGAGCGACACCGTTGGCGCAGAATTTCTTTGACGTCGCACAGCAGTGGTTGCGGGCTCAGTCATAGAGACTTTTATCCTGCACTGGGGCAACCGATTTACTGGCGCGAAGCCGCCTAACGGACTGGCGAATCACCAGCGTACCGTTGAGCAAGAGGTTGCCCACGGGGGCGTCGGGGCGAATCAGACGGTATTGCAACAGTTTGACGGCCTCTTCGCCCAGTGCCTCTCGCGGCACATGCACCGATGTCAGTGGCACATCGTGAATGGCTGAGAGATTGAACCCATCCATACTCATCACCGAGACGTCCTGCGGTACGCGTAACCCCGCCTTGTTTAGCGCGTTCACCGCCCCAACCGCGATAAAATCACCGCCTGCCAGAATAGCCGTGGGCCATTTATCCTGCGGACAGTGGGCTAAAAAATCGGTCATCGCGTGTTCTGCATCCGCCGTGCTGAAGTTATCTAACGCCAGCAAATGCGCTTCGGGGGAGAAAGGCAGATTATGGTGCTGATAGGCATCCCGGATGCCGTCCAGACGCCGTTCCATCGTATAACGACGCAGGCATAGCAGTGTCAATACGCTATGGTGGCCCTGTTCAAAAAGATAGTGAGCGGAGAACTCGCCGATTAGCTGATGCGCAGGGGCGACACCCGGTAACCTCATCTTGCGGTCGATACAGTTAATCAATATGCAGGGCTTCCCGCTGTCTGCCGCCAGCGCGTGAAGATAGGGATCGTCGATACCAATAAGCAGAGCGGCCTCCGTAGCGGGATCACGCATTTTGTCTAAAAACAGCGCCGCATCGCTGTCATTTTCCTCCAGCCCGCAGTATCGCACGCGCACATCGTGTGGCTTCAGAGCATCAATAATGCTCTGTACCACCTTGTGATAGAAGATGTCGGACCGAATATCAAACGCGCGCGGCGGGGCGAAAATAGTCAACCCGTTCAACAGCAGGCGACCATTGGCAAGATCGGTCAGCACCCCGCACTGTCTGGCACAGTTGAGAATATCCGCTTTAGCATTTTCGCTGGTATTGGACTGACCAGACAGGACGCGTGAAACGGTACTGATCGAGTAACCCGTCCGCTGCGCAATTTCACGTATTTTCAGGTTTCCTTTCATTTTGTGATCCCGTTCACCTTTGAAAATGACAAAATTTTCATAGCCAGATATTTCCTGTTTTCAGGCGATATAAACAGATTTTTGTTTGCATTTTGACCATAGCATGAAAATTTTTTCAAAAAAGTGAGTGTTTCACGATTTTCAATTGTTCTACTCTCAATTTGGTAAACCAATTTCAGTTGTTAGATATAATGAAATGGGGTTTAAGTTAATAAATACAATGAGATAAAAAAGGTTTGATTGTCCGGCAGGCTATAAATAAAAAAATGCCGTCGAGATATCAGACCAATGTACCCCTACTTTCCTGTAAAGGAGTCACCATGAGTCTCGACGTCAATCCGTCCTCCATCGCTAGCAAAGGTAAACGGACATTCAGAAATCTTCGCTGGTGGGTGCTGAGCCTGTTTTTACTCGGCGTTACCGTTAACTACATCACACGTAACTCGCTCGGCATTCTGGCTCCTGAATTGAAAACCAGTATGGGCATTACCACCGAGCAATATTCCTGGATTGTGGGTGCATTCCAACTGGCATACACCATTTTTCAGCCAATTTGTGGCTGGTTGATCGATGTCATCGGTCTGAAAATGGGTTTTATGATTTGTGCGGTGATATGGGCACTGATGTGCATTTTCCACGCGGGAGCGGGAAGCTGGTTGCACCTTGCGATTCTGCGTTTCTTTATGGGGGCGTCCGAAGCTGCCGCAACACCGGCAAACGCCAAAACGCTGGGCGAATGGTTCCCTAAGAAGGAGAGACCGATTGCGGCAGGCTGGGCCGGTGTCGGTTTTTCCATCGGTGCGATGCTGGCACCGCCGATTATCGTCGTCGCACATGCCTATCTGGGCTGGCAGGGCGCGT includes the following:
- a CDS encoding FdhF/YdeP family oxidoreductase, whose product is MKFKPSIKPYRNAAGGWGSLEATTRFVLDSKQALKNIRNLLRVNKSKGFDCPGCAWGDDNSSTFSFCENGAKAVSWEATRKAVDLDFFAAHSVTTLRQQSDYFLEYQGRLTHPMRYDRASDRYVPIDWDAAFALIAQHINNMAHPNQAELYTSGRASNEASYLYQLFGRMLGTNNFPDCSNMCHEASGIGLKQSIGVGKGTIRLDDFEHADAIFVFGQNPGTNHPRMLHSLRHAADRGAHIVSFNTLRERGLERFANPQNPLELLTPLSGTISETYLQPNLGGDMAAVRGMVKALLETHRQRLSDGESGLFDQDFLSTHTQQVDKYLAVVDATSWQKIEQQSGLSEAQLRYVAAIYQQSPRVICTWAMGITQHKHSVATVREIVNLQLLFGQLGKPGAGLCPVRGHSNVQGNRTMGIDEKPTAAFLDRLAAHYDFTPPYAAGHNTVEALEAMLRDEIKVLIALGGNLAAAAPDSARTEEALSRCDLTVHISTKLNRSHLITGKVDALILPTLGRTDLDMQASGAQFITVEDSFSMVHASQGVGQPLSSLQRSETAIVCGIANAVLGHEKLDWLALADDYSRIRDHIAATIPGFSDFNANCDLPGGFYLGNAAAELRFNTLNGKAQFGHAALPETLFPQLQGNDVPFTLQTLRSHDQYNTTIYGLDDRYRGVYGQREVLFMHPDDIAALGLEDGDLVDIETLWNDGITRIVNGFKLVSYNIPRGNLAAYYPETNPLVPLSSFGDETHTPTSKSVPVSVRLSTQAESLLRIA
- a CDS encoding LysR family transcriptional regulator → MDIKQLQYLCNLEKERHFGRAAEASFVSQPTLSMRLKNLEKELDLALINRGNNFEGFTAEGERVLAWAREIVSVYQGLKLEVASLKRGVSGVLRIGAVPQSSIALSSLLAAVNKEYPQLDFQISLFSADQLLEALNAHSVDVGIGFFEFSTLQELHFQASPLTEQGVDLLFHPHHFPQLVGDVPLALDALSEVPLCLAEASRYFRRYLDSHFREAGVSPWVKVESASVLQLLQSVYVGLGCGIVPHGSLIPEMTPELTLRPLQFPPMRRQPAVVIAQAGRATPLAQNFFDVAQQWLRAQS
- a CDS encoding LacI family DNA-binding transcriptional regulator, which translates into the protein MKGNLKIREIAQRTGYSISTVSRVLSGQSNTSENAKADILNCARQCGVLTDLANGRLLLNGLTIFAPPRAFDIRSDIFYHKVVQSIIDALKPHDVRVRYCGLEENDSDAALFLDKMRDPATEAALLIGIDDPYLHALAADSGKPCILINCIDRKMRLPGVAPAHQLIGEFSAHYLFEQGHHSVLTLLCLRRYTMERRLDGIRDAYQHHNLPFSPEAHLLALDNFSTADAEHAMTDFLAHCPQDKWPTAILAGGDFIAVGAVNALNKAGLRVPQDVSVMSMDGFNLSAIHDVPLTSVHVPREALGEEAVKLLQYRLIRPDAPVGNLLLNGTLVIRQSVRRLRASKSVAPVQDKSLYD